A genomic window from Oryctolagus cuniculus chromosome 12, mOryCun1.1, whole genome shotgun sequence includes:
- the ORYCUNV1R1670 gene encoding vomeronasal 1 receptor oryCunV1R1670, whose amino-acid sequence MNTPSTYAIIDRYFLVQFGIGISANSFLFLFHIVTLHQDLRSKPMKLITCHLALVHEVMLLTAVPLSFMDLNFWDALKCKALFYTNRVMRDLSICVTCLLSVIQAVTISPSTFYLVRCKHQLTNYIICILIFFWCFNLSFSSNIIFLIVTSSNMTQNNLRITKHCSLSPMNSIIGRLYSTLTTFRDVFLVGVMLLSSVYMVTLLSRHQRRSQHLLSTSLHQTTSPEKRATQTILLLVSAFVVTYCMNHIVMSISVYVLWTYNQVLLSIQKFALNAYATISPLVLLSSDKRIVNILKNIQRKCC is encoded by the coding sequence ATGAACACCCCTTCCACTTACGCTATAATAGACAGATACTTTTTAGTCCAGTTTGGGATTGGAATTTCAGCCaactccttcctctttctcttccacatCGTCACACTCCACCAGGATCTCAGGTCTAAGCCCATGAAACTGATAACCTGTCACTTGGCTCTTGTCCATGAAGTGATGCTCCTCACGGCAGTGCCTTTGTCCTTTATGGACCTGAATTTTTGGGATGCACTCAAATGTAAGGCCTTGTTCTACACAAACAGGGTGATGAGGGACCTCTCCATCTGTGTCACCTGCCTCCTGAGCGTCATCCAAGCTGTCACCATCAGCCCCAGCACCTTCTATTTAGTGAGATGTAAACATCAATTGACAAACTACATTatctgcattttaatatttttttggtgTTTCAATTTGTCTTTCAGTAGTAACATAATCTTCCTCATTGTGACTTCTTCAAATATGACTCAAAATAATCTTCGTATTACTAAGCACTGCTCACTATCTCCCATGAATTCCATCATTGGGAGGCTATATTCCACTCTGACAACATTCAGGGATGTATTCCTTGTAGGAGTCATGCTGCTCTCAAGTGTGTACATGGTGACTCTCTTGTCCAGGCATCAGAGGAGGTCCCAGCACCTTCTCAGCACCAGCCTCCACCAAACAACCTCCCCAGAGAAAAGGGCCACACAGACCATCCTGCTGCTGGTGAGTGCCTTTGTGGTCACCTACTGTATGAACCACATCGTGATGTCTATCTCAGTCTATGTGCTGTGGACATATAACCAGGTCCTTCTGAGTATTCAGAAGTTTGCCCTTAATGCTTATGCCACAATCAGTCCTTTGGTGCTTCTCAGTTCTGATAAAAGAATAGTCAATATTCTGAAAAATATTCAAAGGAAGTGCTGCTAA